A window of Thermodesulfobacteriota bacterium genomic DNA:
ATGGACGCCGGGGACAACCCCCCGCCTGCCGGGCCGGACATCGATTCGGACTGGGTGCACGTGCTTACCGTGCACAAGGCAAAGGGGCTCGAGTTCGGAACGGTTTTTATGGTGGGGCTTGTCTCGGAGAGGTTCCCGAGGAGGAAAAGGAAAGACCCCATAGAGGTGCCCGAGGGGCTCGTAAGGGACATAGTGCCGACCGGAGACTTCCACCTGGAAGAAGAGAGGAGGCTCTTCTACGTGGGCATGACCAGGGCCATGGACGAGCTCTACCTGACGAGCGCCTCGGACTACGGCGGGGTGAGGGCGAAGAAGGTGAGCAGGTTCGTCCTGGAGGCGCTCGACACCCCGCGCGCGGCCACCACCATAAAGGCCGCCCCCAAAGAGGCCATAGAGAGGTTCGCTCCCGTCCGGAAGGCAACTCACGGGCTCGAGCCCATAGCCGGCGACACGGTCTTGAGGCTCAGCCACTACCAGATAGACGACTACCTTACCTGCCCCTTGAAGTTCAAGTACGTGCACGTCCTGAAGGTCCCGCTCCTCCCCCACCACGCGGTCATGTACGGCAAGGCCGTGCACGACGCGATCTCCATCTACTTCCGGAGGAAGACCGAGGGGGTGAGGATAACCGAAGAAGAGCTGATCGACGCCTTCAGGGGTTCCTGGCGGAGCGAGGGTTTCGTCTCCAGGGAGCACGAGACCCGGAGGTGGGAGGCCGGGGCGGCCGCGCTTAAGGGCTTTCTCGCGCGCGAAGGCGCTAACGGCATCATGCCCGCCGCCGTGGAGAAGGACTTTAGCGTCGAGCTTGGCACCAGCGTCCTCCGGGGCAGGTGGGACATGGTGGAGGAGAGACAGGACGGCCCGTATGTGATAGACTTCAAGACCTCGGAGATGACCGATAAGAAGAAGGCGGACAAGAGGGCAAAGGGCTCGGTGCAGCTAAAGCTCTACGCCCTTGCCTATGAGAAGAACTTCGGCAGGCCCCCGGCCGGATGCGAGCTGCACTTCGTGGAAAGCGGGCTCGTCGGCGGGGCCTCCTTCGACCAGCCGGAGATGGAAAAAACGCTCGGGATCATAGACGAGGTGG
This region includes:
- a CDS encoding PD-(D/E)XK nuclease family protein, giving the protein MDAGDNPPPAGPDIDSDWVHVLTVHKAKGLEFGTVFMVGLVSERFPRRKRKDPIEVPEGLVRDIVPTGDFHLEEERRLFYVGMTRAMDELYLTSASDYGGVRAKKVSRFVLEALDTPRAATTIKAAPKEAIERFAPVRKATHGLEPIAGDTVLRLSHYQIDDYLTCPLKFKYVHVLKVPLLPHHAVMYGKAVHDAISIYFRRKTEGVRITEEELIDAFRGSWRSEGFVSREHETRRWEAGAAALKGFLAREGANGIMPAAVEKDFSVELGTSVLRGRWDMVEERQDGPYVIDFKTSEMTDKKKADKRAKGSVQLKLYALAYEKNFGRPPAGCELHFVESGLVGGASFDQPEMEKTLGIIDEVASGIRERDFTAKPDYLNCGWCAFNNICPEK